In a single window of the Streptomyces sp. NBC_00353 genome:
- the atpA gene encoding F0F1 ATP synthase subunit alpha, producing the protein MAELTIRPEEIRDALENFVQSYKPDAASREEVGTVSVAGDGIAKVEGLPSAMANELLKFEDGTLGLALNLEEREIGAIVLGEFSGIEEGQPVQRTGEVLSVGVGEGYLGRVVDPLGNPIDGLGEIATDSRRALELQAPGVMVRKSVHEPMQTGYKAVDAMVPIGRGQRQLIIGDRQTGKTALAVDTIINQRDNWRSGDVNKQVRCIYVAIGQKGSTIASVRGALEEAGALEYTTIVAAPASDPAGFKYLAPYTGSAIGQHWMYQGKHVLIIFDDLSKQADAYRAVSLLLRRPPGREAYPGDVFYLHSRLLERCAKLSDEMGAGSMTGLPIVETKANDVSAFIPTNVISITDGQCFLESDLFNAGQRPALNVGISVSRVGGSAQHKAMKQVSGRLRVDLAQFRELEAFAAFGSDLDAASKASLERGKRMVELLKQGQYQPMPVEEQVVSVWAGTTGKMDDVPVEDIRRFESELLEYLRRERKELLTSIAEGGKMSDDTLQSIADAIAAFKQQFETSDGKLLGEG; encoded by the coding sequence ATGGCGGAGCTCACGATCCGGCCGGAGGAGATCCGGGACGCGCTGGAGAACTTTGTCCAGTCGTACAAGCCGGACGCGGCCTCGCGCGAGGAGGTCGGTACGGTCAGCGTTGCCGGCGACGGCATCGCGAAGGTCGAGGGTCTTCCCTCGGCCATGGCGAACGAGCTGCTGAAGTTCGAGGACGGAACCCTCGGTCTCGCCCTCAACCTCGAGGAGCGCGAGATCGGTGCGATCGTTCTCGGCGAGTTCAGCGGAATCGAGGAGGGCCAGCCGGTGCAGCGCACCGGTGAGGTGCTCTCCGTCGGCGTCGGCGAGGGTTACCTCGGCCGCGTCGTCGACCCGCTCGGCAACCCGATCGACGGTCTCGGCGAGATCGCGACCGACAGCCGCCGCGCCCTCGAGCTGCAGGCCCCTGGCGTAATGGTCCGTAAGTCGGTGCACGAGCCGATGCAGACCGGCTACAAGGCCGTCGACGCGATGGTGCCGATCGGCCGTGGCCAGCGTCAGCTGATCATTGGTGACCGTCAGACGGGTAAGACCGCTCTGGCCGTCGACACGATCATCAACCAGCGCGACAACTGGCGCTCGGGCGACGTGAACAAGCAGGTGCGCTGCATCTACGTCGCCATCGGTCAGAAGGGCTCCACCATCGCCTCCGTGCGCGGTGCCCTCGAAGAGGCCGGCGCGCTCGAGTACACGACCATCGTCGCCGCCCCGGCGTCCGACCCGGCCGGCTTCAAGTACCTGGCGCCGTACACCGGTTCGGCCATCGGTCAGCACTGGATGTACCAGGGCAAGCACGTCCTGATCATCTTCGACGACCTTTCGAAGCAGGCCGACGCCTACCGCGCCGTGTCGCTGCTGCTGCGCCGTCCGCCGGGCCGTGAGGCCTACCCGGGCGACGTCTTCTACCTCCACTCGCGTCTGCTGGAGCGCTGCGCGAAGCTCTCCGACGAGATGGGTGCCGGTTCGATGACGGGCCTCCCGATCGTCGAGACCAAGGCGAACGACGTGTCGGCGTTCATCCCGACCAACGTCATCTCCATCACCGACGGTCAGTGCTTCCTGGAGTCCGACCTGTTCAACGCCGGCCAGCGTCCGGCCCTGAACGTCGGTATCTCGGTCTCCCGTGTCGGTGGCTCCGCCCAGCACAAGGCCATGAAGCAGGTTTCCGGCCGTCTCCGTGTGGACCTCGCCCAGTTCCGCGAGCTGGAGGCGTTCGCCGCCTTCGGTTCCGACCTGGACGCGGCCTCGAAGGCGTCGCTGGAGCGCGGTAAGCGCATGGTCGAGCTGCTGAAGCAGGGCCAGTACCAGCCGATGCCCGTCGAGGAGCAGGTCGTCTCCGTCTGGGCCGGTACCACCGGCAAGATGGACGACGTCCCGGTCGAGGACATCCGTCGCTTCGAGAGCGAGCTGCTGGAGTACCTGCGCCGTGAGCGCAAGGAGCTCCTGACCAGCATCGCCGAGGGCGGCAAGATGTCCGACGACACGCTGCAGTCGATCGCCGACGCGATCGCCGCCTTCAAGCAGCAGTTCGAGACCTCGGACGGCAAGCTCCTGGGCGAGGGCTGA
- a CDS encoding F0F1 ATP synthase subunit gamma: protein MGAQLRVYKRRIRSVTATKKITKAMEMIAASRIVKAQRQVAASTPYATELTRAVTAVATGSTTKHPLTTEADAPARAAILLITSDRGLAGGYSANAIKAAERLTERLRGEGKEVVTYVIGRKGVAYYGFRERKVADSWTGFTDSPTYADAKRAAAPLIEAVTQETAEGGVDELHIVFTEFVSMMTQNPVDNRMLPLSLDMTKAEEGKGEILPLFDFEPSAEDVLDALLPRYVESRIYNALLQAAASEHAARRRAMKSATDNAGDLIKSLSRLANAARQAEITQEISEIVGGASALADATAGSDK from the coding sequence ATGGGCGCTCAGCTTCGCGTTTACAAGCGCCGCATTCGCTCCGTCACCGCCACGAAGAAGATCACCAAGGCGATGGAGATGATCGCCGCTTCGCGCATCGTCAAGGCGCAGCGCCAAGTGGCGGCGTCGACGCCGTACGCGACCGAGCTCACCCGTGCGGTGACCGCGGTGGCGACCGGCTCCACCACCAAGCACCCGCTGACCACCGAGGCCGACGCTCCGGCGCGGGCCGCGATCCTGCTCATCACGAGCGACCGCGGTCTGGCCGGCGGTTACTCCGCCAACGCCATCAAGGCGGCGGAGCGACTGACCGAGCGTCTGCGCGGTGAGGGCAAGGAGGTCGTCACGTATGTGATCGGCCGCAAGGGTGTCGCCTACTACGGCTTCCGTGAGCGCAAGGTCGCGGACTCGTGGACCGGCTTCACCGACAGCCCGACGTACGCGGATGCGAAGCGGGCTGCGGCCCCGCTGATCGAGGCGGTCACCCAGGAGACCGCCGAGGGCGGCGTGGACGAGCTGCACATCGTCTTCACCGAGTTCGTGTCGATGATGACGCAGAACCCGGTGGACAACCGGATGCTGCCGCTCAGCCTCGACATGACGAAGGCCGAAGAGGGCAAGGGCGAGATCCTGCCGCTCTTCGACTTCGAGCCGTCGGCGGAGGACGTCCTCGACGCCCTGCTTCCGCGGTACGTCGAGAGCCGGATCTACAACGCACTGCTGCAGGCCGCTGCTTCCGAGCACGCTGCCCGCCGCCGCGCGATGAAGTCGGCCACCGACAACGCCGGAGATCTCATCAAGAGCCTCTCCCGGCTTGCCAACGCGGCCCGCCAGGCCGAAATCACCCAGGAAATCAGCGAGATCGTCGGTGGTGCCAGTGCGCTGGCCGACGCGACCGCGGGGAGTGACAAGTAA
- the atpB gene encoding F0F1 ATP synthase subunit A: MSADPTQVLAFETDCHIFADNGCGFPAPGLHSFLFEPLWGDADSNLYFNKPMLLALLGSIIVVGFFWAAFRKPKVVPGKLQMVAETGYDFIRRGIVYETIGKREGEKYVPLVVSLFFFVWMMNLWSIIPVAQFPVTSIIAYPIVLALIVYVLWVSLTFKRHGFVGAFKNFTGYDKSLGPVLPLAMLIEFFSNLLVRPFTHAVRLFANMFAGHTLLLLFTIASWYLLNGIGIAYAGVSFVMVIVMTAFELFIQALQAYVFVLLTCTFIQGALAKHH, encoded by the coding sequence GTGAGTGCTGACCCGACACAGGTGCTCGCCTTCGAGACCGATTGCCACATCTTCGCCGACAACGGTTGTGGCTTCCCGGCACCCGGCTTGCACTCGTTCCTGTTCGAGCCCCTCTGGGGCGACGCGGACAGCAACCTGTACTTCAACAAGCCGATGCTGCTGGCCCTGCTCGGCTCGATCATCGTCGTCGGTTTCTTCTGGGCCGCCTTCCGTAAGCCGAAGGTCGTCCCGGGCAAGCTGCAGATGGTCGCCGAGACCGGCTACGACTTCATCCGTCGCGGCATCGTCTACGAGACGATCGGCAAGCGTGAGGGCGAGAAGTACGTCCCGCTCGTTGTCTCGCTGTTCTTCTTCGTCTGGATGATGAACCTCTGGTCGATCATCCCGGTCGCGCAGTTCCCGGTGACGTCGATCATCGCGTACCCGATCGTCCTGGCCCTGATCGTGTACGTCCTGTGGGTCAGCCTGACCTTCAAGCGTCACGGCTTCGTCGGCGCCTTCAAGAACTTCACCGGATACGACAAGTCGCTCGGCCCGGTGCTCCCGCTGGCCATGCTCATCGAGTTCTTCTCGAACCTGCTGGTCCGCCCCTTCACCCACGCGGTCCGACTCTTCGCGAACATGTTTGCAGGCCACACGCTGCTGCTGCTGTTCACGATCGCCAGCTGGTACCTGCTCAACGGCATCGGGATCGCCTACGCGGGCGTCTCCTTTGTGATGGTCATCGTGATGACCGCGTTCGAGCTCTTCATTCAGGCGCTGCAGGCGTACGTCTTCGTACTCCTGACCTGCACCTTCATCCAGGGCGCGCTCGCCAAGCACCACTGA
- a CDS encoding F0F1 ATP synthase subunit B — protein sequence MLTVAAEMENPLIPPIPELVIGLIAFLIVFGFLAKKLLPNINKVLDERREAIEGGIEKADAAQTEAQSVLEQYKAQLAEARHEAARLRQEAQEQGAVILQEMRAEGQRQREEIIAAGHAQIEADRKAAAAALRQDVGKLATDLAGKLVGESLEDHARQSGTVDRFLDELEAKAEAVR from the coding sequence ATGCTTACGGTCGCGGCTGAGATGGAAAACCCTCTCATCCCGCCGATCCCCGAGCTCGTCATCGGCCTCATCGCCTTCCTCATCGTCTTCGGCTTCCTCGCCAAGAAGCTCCTCCCGAACATCAACAAGGTTCTGGACGAGCGCCGCGAGGCCATCGAAGGCGGTATCGAAAAGGCCGATGCGGCCCAGACCGAGGCCCAGAGCGTTCTTGAGCAGTACAAGGCTCAGCTCGCCGAGGCCCGTCACGAGGCCGCGCGCCTGCGCCAGGAGGCGCAGGAGCAGGGCGCCGTGATCCTGCAGGAGATGCGGGCGGAAGGCCAGCGGCAGCGCGAGGAGATCATCGCTGCCGGCCACGCCCAGATCGAGGCCGACCGCAAGGCTGCGGCCGCTGCGCTGCGTCAGGACGTGGGCAAGCTCGCCACCGACCTGGCCGGCAAGCTCGTCGGCGAGTCCCTCGAGGACCACGCCCGGCAGAGCGGCACCGTCGACCGTTTCCTCGATGAGCTCGAGGCGAAGGCCGAGGCTGTCCGATGA
- a CDS encoding glycoside hydrolase family 18 chitinase — protein MSTETPLRRTRFRFGLATTTRTKAMAGLTALLLPLAAMVGLATPAQAATSATATYVKKSDWGTGFEGQWTVKNTGTTALSSWTIEWDFPSGTSVTSAWDATVTSSGTHWTAKNVGWNGAVAPGASVSFGFNGAGPGAPTGCKVNGASCDGGSVPGDNAPSAPGTPTASNITDTGVKLTWTAATDDNGIKNYDVLRNGNKVTTVTGLTYTDSGLTAGSDYSYTIQARDTADQTGPASGSVAVHTTGGGGNPDPGSKVKLGYFTEWGVYDRNFHVKNLETSGSAAKITHINYSFGNVTGGQCAIGDAYAAYQKTYDAASSVDGTADTWDQPVAGNINQLRELKKKHPGLKVLWSFGGWTWSGGFTQAAQNPTAFANSCYNLVEDPRWADVFDGIDIDWEYPNACGLSCDSSGAAAFKNVVSALRTKFGSSNLVTAAITADASSGGKIDATDYAGAAQYVDWYNVMTYDFFGAWDADGPTAPHSPLTSYSGIPLDGYNSDAAITKLKGKGIAGSKLNLGIGFYGRGWTGVTQATPGGTATGPAPGKYEQGIEDYKVLKTSCPSTGTIAGTAYAKCGSNWWSYDTPATIAGKMTYVKNQGLKGAFFWEFSGDTSNGELVSAIDSGLR, from the coding sequence TTGAGCACCGAAACCCCCCTACGTCGAACCAGATTCAGATTCGGCCTGGCCACCACCACCCGCACGAAGGCGATGGCGGGCCTCACCGCACTACTGCTCCCCCTCGCCGCAATGGTCGGACTGGCCACTCCGGCCCAGGCCGCCACCTCGGCGACCGCCACCTACGTCAAGAAGTCCGACTGGGGCACCGGCTTCGAGGGCCAGTGGACGGTGAAGAACACCGGTACCACCGCCCTGAGTTCCTGGACCATCGAGTGGGACTTCCCCTCCGGCACGTCGGTCACGTCCGCCTGGGACGCCACTGTCACCAGCTCCGGAACCCACTGGACCGCAAAGAACGTCGGCTGGAACGGTGCGGTCGCCCCCGGCGCCAGCGTCAGCTTCGGCTTCAACGGCGCCGGCCCCGGCGCCCCCACCGGCTGCAAGGTGAACGGCGCCTCCTGTGACGGCGGCAGCGTCCCCGGCGACAACGCCCCCTCCGCACCCGGCACTCCGACCGCGAGCAACATCACCGACACCGGTGTGAAGCTCACCTGGACAGCCGCCACCGACGACAACGGCATCAAGAACTACGACGTGTTGCGCAACGGCAACAAGGTCACCACGGTCACCGGCCTGACCTACACCGACAGCGGGCTGACCGCCGGCAGCGACTACTCGTACACGATCCAGGCGCGTGACACCGCCGACCAGACGGGCCCGGCCAGCGGCTCGGTGGCCGTACACACCACGGGCGGCGGAGGAAACCCCGATCCCGGCAGCAAGGTCAAGCTCGGTTACTTCACCGAGTGGGGCGTCTACGACCGCAACTTCCACGTCAAGAACCTGGAGACCAGCGGCAGCGCCGCCAAGATCACGCACATCAACTACTCCTTCGGCAACGTCACCGGCGGCCAGTGCGCGATCGGCGACGCCTACGCCGCTTACCAGAAGACCTACGACGCGGCCTCCAGCGTCGACGGCACCGCCGACACGTGGGACCAGCCGGTGGCCGGCAACATCAACCAGCTGCGCGAGCTGAAGAAGAAGCACCCGGGCCTCAAGGTCCTCTGGTCCTTCGGCGGCTGGACCTGGTCCGGCGGCTTCACCCAGGCCGCGCAGAACCCCACCGCCTTCGCCAACTCCTGCTACAACCTGGTCGAAGACCCGCGCTGGGCCGATGTCTTCGACGGCATCGACATCGACTGGGAGTACCCCAACGCCTGCGGTCTGTCCTGTGACAGCAGCGGCGCCGCGGCCTTCAAGAACGTGGTCTCCGCGCTGCGGACGAAGTTCGGCAGCTCCAACCTGGTCACTGCGGCGATCACCGCCGACGCCTCGTCGGGCGGCAAGATCGACGCGACCGACTACGCGGGCGCGGCCCAGTACGTCGACTGGTACAACGTGATGACGTACGACTTCTTCGGCGCCTGGGACGCGGACGGACCGACCGCCCCGCACTCCCCGCTCACCTCGTACAGCGGCATCCCGCTGGACGGGTACAACAGCGACGCCGCGATCACCAAGCTCAAGGGCAAGGGCATCGCGGGCAGCAAGCTGAACCTCGGCATCGGCTTCTACGGGCGCGGCTGGACCGGCGTCACCCAGGCCACCCCGGGCGGCACGGCGACCGGTCCCGCGCCCGGCAAGTACGAGCAGGGCATCGAGGACTACAAGGTGCTCAAGACCAGCTGCCCGTCCACCGGCACCATCGCCGGCACCGCCTACGCCAAGTGCGGCAGCAACTGGTGGAGCTACGACACCCCGGCCACCATCGCCGGAAAGATGACCTACGTGAAGAACCAGGGCCTCAAGGGAGCGTTCTTCTGGGAGTTCAGCGGGGACACCAGCAACGGTGAACTCGTCAGCGCGATCGACAGCGGCCTGAGGTAG
- a CDS encoding F0F1 ATP synthase subunit delta, whose amino-acid sequence MNGASREALAAARERLDALTDSTSVDAAKLAEELAAVTALLQREVSLRRVLTDPSQAGEAKAELAGRLLRGQVGGETVDLVSGMVRSRWSQSRDLVDSVEELANIADLTAAQRSGDLDDVEDELFRFGRIVASDRELRAALTNRSASTAAKGELLRSLLGGKARPVTERVVVRLVTQPRGRSLEAGLESLSKLAAERRDRMVAVVTSAVPLSDQQKQRLGAALAKIYGRPMHLNLDVDPTVLGGIAVRVGDELINGTIAERLDEATRRMAG is encoded by the coding sequence ATGAACGGCGCGAGCCGCGAGGCACTGGCTGCCGCACGTGAGCGTCTCGACGCGCTGACCGACAGCACGTCGGTCGACGCGGCGAAGCTCGCCGAGGAGCTGGCCGCTGTCACGGCGCTGCTCCAGCGCGAGGTCTCACTGCGGCGGGTCCTGACCGACCCGTCGCAGGCAGGCGAGGCCAAGGCGGAGCTGGCCGGACGGCTGCTGCGCGGCCAGGTGGGCGGCGAGACCGTCGACCTGGTCTCCGGCATGGTCCGCTCCCGCTGGTCGCAGTCGCGTGACCTGGTCGACTCGGTCGAGGAGCTGGCGAACATCGCAGACCTCACCGCCGCCCAGCGCAGCGGAGACCTCGACGACGTCGAGGACGAGCTGTTCCGGTTCGGCCGGATCGTGGCTTCCGACAGGGAGCTGCGCGCCGCGCTCACCAACCGGTCCGCGTCCACCGCCGCCAAGGGCGAGCTGCTGCGCAGCCTGCTCGGCGGCAAGGCGCGGCCCGTCACCGAGCGCGTCGTCGTGCGGCTTGTGACCCAGCCCCGGGGACGTAGCCTGGAAGCGGGACTCGAGTCCCTCTCCAAGCTTGCCGCGGAGCGCCGGGACCGCATGGTCGCCGTGGTCACGTCGGCAGTGCCGCTGAGTGATCAGCAGAAGCAGCGCCTCGGTGCCGCACTGGCGAAGATCTACGGTCGGCCGATGCACCTGAACCTCGACGTGGACCCGACGGTCCTCGGCGGGATCGCGGTGCGGGTCGGTGACGAGTTGATCAACGGCACCATCGCGGAGCGCCTCGACGAGGCGACCCGTCGCATGGCCGGCTGA
- a CDS encoding F0F1 ATP synthase subunit epsilon produces MAAELHVELVAADRSVWSGEATLVVARTTSGDIGVMPGHQPLLGVLESGPVTIRTSEGPTVVAAVHGGFISFADDKLSLLAEIAELADEIDVQRAERALERAKSETDGAAERRADVRLRAVAVR; encoded by the coding sequence TTGGCTGCTGAGCTGCACGTCGAGCTGGTCGCCGCGGACCGCAGTGTCTGGTCCGGCGAGGCCACCCTGGTCGTCGCGCGTACCACGTCCGGCGACATCGGCGTCATGCCCGGTCACCAGCCGCTTCTCGGTGTGCTGGAGTCGGGCCCGGTGACGATCCGAACGAGCGAGGGCCCAACCGTAGTCGCGGCTGTGCACGGCGGTTTCATCTCGTTCGCGGACGACAAGCTGTCGCTGCTGGCGGAGATCGCCGAGCTGGCGGACGAGATCGATGTCCAGCGCGCCGAGCGTGCGCTGGAGCGTGCGAAGTCGGAGACGGACGGCGCCGCCGAGCGTCGCGCCGATGTCCGACTCCGTGCGGTGGCGGTGCGTTAA
- the atpD gene encoding F0F1 ATP synthase subunit beta → MTTTVETAVATGRVARVIGPVVDVEFPVDAMPEIYNALTVQVADPAEDGKIKKLTLEVAQHLGDGVVRAISMQPTDGLVRQAPVTDTGAGITVPVGDITKGKVFNTLGEILNKPEAESEVTERWPIHRKAPSFDQLESKTEMFETGVKVIDLLTPYVKGGKIGLFGGAGVGKTVLIQEMIYRVANNHDGVSVFAGVGERTREGNDLIEEMAESGVIDKTALVFGQMDEPPGTRLRVALAGLTMAEYFRDVQKQDVLFFIDNIFRYTQAGSEVSTLLGRMPSAVGYQPNLADEMGLLQERITSTRGHSITSMQAIYVPADDLTDPAPATTFAHLDATTVLSRPISEKGIYPAVDPLDSTSRILDPRYIAADHYEAAMRVKGILQKYKDLQDIIAILGIDELGEEDKLVVHRARRVERFLSQNTHVAKQFTGVDGSDVPLEESIAAFNSICDGEYDHFPEQAFFMCGGIEDLKANAKELGVS, encoded by the coding sequence ATGACGACCACAGTTGAGACGGCCGTTGCCACGGGCCGCGTCGCCCGGGTCATCGGCCCGGTCGTCGACGTGGAGTTCCCCGTCGACGCAATGCCGGAGATCTACAACGCGCTGACTGTCCAGGTGGCCGACCCGGCCGAGGACGGCAAGATCAAGAAGCTGACGCTCGAGGTCGCCCAGCACCTCGGTGACGGCGTGGTCCGTGCGATCTCGATGCAGCCCACCGACGGTCTGGTCCGCCAGGCCCCGGTGACCGACACGGGCGCGGGCATCACGGTGCCGGTCGGCGACATCACCAAGGGCAAGGTGTTCAACACCCTCGGTGAGATCCTGAACAAGCCTGAGGCCGAGTCCGAGGTCACCGAGCGCTGGCCGATCCACCGCAAGGCGCCCAGCTTCGACCAGCTCGAGTCCAAGACCGAGATGTTCGAGACCGGCGTCAAGGTCATCGACCTTCTCACCCCGTACGTCAAGGGTGGAAAGATCGGTCTGTTCGGTGGTGCCGGTGTCGGCAAGACCGTTCTGATCCAGGAAATGATCTACCGCGTCGCCAACAACCACGACGGTGTGTCGGTGTTCGCGGGCGTCGGTGAGCGCACCCGTGAGGGCAACGACCTCATCGAGGAAATGGCCGAGTCGGGCGTCATCGACAAGACCGCCCTTGTCTTCGGTCAGATGGACGAGCCCCCGGGCACCCGTCTGCGGGTCGCGCTTGCCGGTCTGACCATGGCGGAGTACTTCCGCGATGTGCAGAAGCAGGACGTGCTCTTCTTCATCGACAACATCTTCCGTTACACCCAGGCCGGCTCCGAGGTCTCCACGCTGCTCGGCCGTATGCCGTCCGCGGTGGGTTACCAGCCGAACCTGGCCGACGAGATGGGTCTGCTGCAGGAGCGCATCACGTCGACCCGCGGTCACTCGATCACCTCGATGCAGGCGATCTACGTCCCCGCGGACGACCTGACCGACCCGGCGCCGGCGACCACCTTCGCCCACCTGGACGCGACGACCGTTCTGTCGCGTCCGATCTCGGAGAAGGGCATCTACCCGGCGGTCGACCCGCTGGACTCGACGTCCCGCATCCTGGACCCGCGCTACATCGCGGCGGACCACTACGAGGCCGCCATGCGTGTCAAGGGGATCCTCCAGAAGTACAAGGACCTCCAGGACATCATCGCGATCCTCGGTATCGACGAGCTGGGCGAGGAGGACAAGCTCGTTGTCCACCGTGCCCGTCGTGTCGAGCGCTTCCTGTCGCAGAACACCCACGTCGCCAAGCAGTTCACCGGCGTGGACGGTTCGGACGTACCGCTCGAGGAGTCGATCGCCGCGTTCAACTCGATCTGCGACGGTGAGTACGACCACTTCCCGGAGCAGGCGTTCTTCATGTGCGGTGGCATTGAGGACCTCAAGGCCAACGCCAAGGAGCTCGGCGTCTCCTGA
- a CDS encoding DUF2550 domain-containing protein — translation MVLALWVCGLVVVLVAVGLFVFGLRRRLIQRSGGTFDCSVRWNVPAEPDLSGKGWVYGVARYSGDRIDWFRVFSYAPRPRRVLERSAIEVVARRLPEGEEELALLSDAVVLGCLHRETRLELAMSEDALTGFLAWLEAAPPGQRVNVA, via the coding sequence ATGGTCCTCGCTTTGTGGGTGTGCGGCCTGGTCGTCGTACTGGTCGCGGTGGGTCTCTTCGTCTTCGGCCTGCGCCGGCGGCTGATCCAGCGATCCGGCGGGACGTTCGACTGCAGCGTGCGGTGGAACGTGCCGGCCGAGCCCGATCTCTCGGGCAAGGGCTGGGTGTACGGCGTCGCCCGGTACAGCGGCGACAGGATCGACTGGTTCCGGGTCTTCTCGTACGCTCCCCGGCCCCGCCGGGTTCTTGAGCGTTCCGCGATCGAGGTGGTCGCCCGGCGGCTTCCCGAGGGCGAGGAGGAGCTGGCGCTGCTCTCCGACGCCGTCGTGCTCGGCTGTCTCCACCGCGAGACCCGCCTGGAGCTGGCGATGAGCGAGGACGCCCTCACCGGTTTTCTCGCCTGGCTGGAGGCGGCGCCGCCCGGCCAGCGGGTCAATGTTGCTTGA
- a CDS encoding MraY family glycosyltransferase, with the protein MGQPVRDYLLTLCVTAAVTYLLTGPVRKFAIAVGAMPAIRARDVHREPTPRLGGIAMFGGLCAGLIVADHLYNLDGVFQLSNEPRALLSGAALIWLIGVLDDKFEIDALIKLGGQMIAAAVMVIQGLTILWLPIPGIGTVALTQWQGTLLTVALVVITINAVNFVDGLDGLAAGMVCIASAASFLYTYRLWYGHMIEAAAPATLFTAILMGMCLGFLPHNMHPARIFMGDSGSMLIGLVLAAGAISVTGQVDPDAMKLFAGSEREATHAMLPVFIPLLLPLTIIAIPAADLVLAIVRRTWNGQSPFAADRGHLHHRLLEIGHSHSRAVLIMYFWSALIAFGTVGYSVHSASLWIVLVIVGLSAVGLVLLLMPRFTPRAPHWAERFVPPRYRRRDRHGEESGAAPSAAYGTQQEPRETQMGQDADEHHGRRPVVAGVSGVNGATAIGPRSRLPERHKADTTR; encoded by the coding sequence GTGGGGCAGCCCGTGCGTGATTACTTGCTGACACTGTGTGTCACGGCCGCGGTGACCTATCTGCTGACCGGTCCGGTGCGGAAGTTCGCTATCGCGGTCGGGGCGATGCCCGCGATCCGAGCGCGTGACGTCCACCGAGAACCGACACCGCGGCTCGGTGGCATCGCCATGTTCGGCGGGCTGTGCGCCGGACTGATCGTCGCGGACCATCTGTACAACCTCGACGGCGTCTTCCAGCTCTCCAACGAGCCACGGGCGCTGCTCTCCGGCGCCGCCCTGATCTGGCTGATCGGCGTACTCGACGACAAGTTCGAGATCGATGCGCTGATCAAGCTCGGCGGCCAGATGATCGCCGCCGCGGTCATGGTCATCCAGGGTCTGACCATCCTGTGGCTGCCGATCCCCGGCATCGGCACGGTCGCCCTCACCCAGTGGCAGGGCACGCTGCTCACCGTCGCACTGGTCGTCATCACGATCAACGCGGTCAACTTCGTCGACGGCCTGGACGGCCTGGCGGCCGGCATGGTGTGCATCGCCTCCGCCGCGTCCTTCCTCTACACGTACCGGCTCTGGTACGGGCACATGATCGAGGCGGCCGCCCCCGCGACGCTCTTCACCGCGATCCTGATGGGCATGTGCCTCGGCTTCCTGCCGCACAACATGCATCCCGCCCGGATCTTCATGGGCGACTCCGGATCGATGCTGATCGGCCTCGTGCTGGCGGCCGGCGCGATCTCCGTCACGGGCCAGGTCGACCCCGACGCGATGAAGCTCTTCGCGGGCAGTGAGCGCGAGGCCACCCACGCGATGCTGCCGGTCTTCATCCCACTGCTGCTGCCGCTGACCATCATCGCGATCCCGGCCGCCGACCTGGTGCTGGCGATCGTGCGGCGTACCTGGAACGGCCAGTCGCCGTTCGCGGCGGACCGCGGCCATCTGCACCACCGACTGCTGGAGATCGGCCACTCGCACAGCAGGGCCGTGCTGATCATGTACTTCTGGTCGGCTCTGATCGCCTTCGGGACGGTCGGCTACTCCGTGCACTCGGCATCACTGTGGATCGTGCTGGTCATCGTGGGGCTGAGCGCGGTGGGTCTGGTCCTGCTGCTGATGCCCCGCTTCACCCCGCGCGCACCGCACTGGGCGGAGCGCTTCGTGCCGCCTCGTTACCGTCGCCGGGACCGCCACGGCGAGGAGTCGGGGGCGGCGCCCTCAGCTGCGTACGGGACCCAACAGGAGCCCAGGGAAACGCAGATGGGGCAGGACGCGGACGAGCACCACGGGCGGCGCCCGGTCGTCGCGGGAGTCTCCGGCGTCAACGGAGCGACCGCGATCGGCCCCCGTTCGCGTCTCCCGGAGAGACACAAGGCCGATACGACCCGCTAA
- the atpE gene encoding ATP synthase F0 subunit C, whose protein sequence is MSQTLAAVSGSLGSIGYGLAAIGPGVGVGIIFGNGTQALARQPEAAGLIRANQILGFAFCEALALIGLVMPFVYGQ, encoded by the coding sequence ATGTCCCAGACCCTTGCTGCCGTCAGCGGCTCCCTCGGCTCCATCGGTTACGGCCTCGCCGCCATCGGTCCCGGCGTCGGCGTCGGCATCATCTTCGGTAACGGCACCCAGGCTCTCGCCCGTCAGCCCGAGGCTGCCGGTCTCATCCGCGCCAACCAGATTCTCGGCTTCGCCTTCTGTGAGGCGCTCGCCCTCATCGGTCTGGTCATGCCGTTCGTCTACGGCCAGTGA